In the Triticum dicoccoides isolate Atlit2015 ecotype Zavitan unplaced genomic scaffold, WEW_v2.0 scaffold34967, whole genome shotgun sequence genome, CATCCACCATAATATATTGCAAGTTCAGCGAGGTTCTTTTATTCTTATTGGTGCAATGATACATATTGGTATACTCAACAAAAGTACAGACATATCTACGTGGCAATGCACGTCCATCTATGTCTATGTGGCATGGAAACCTCCACGGGAAATAGGTATCAATTGTAGGTCATATTTTCTTCCAACGATGATCCCGTATTTCTCGGTCATGTCCAAAAATTGCGGGTTTGCCTTGCCAGGAAGCACCCAGTCAAAGTGGTAGAGAAGATTTGCCAAAGCAATCTCCATGGTTGATGTGCCAAAAAGTATCCCAGGGCACTGCCTCCGACCAGCACCGAAGGGGGTGAATTCAAAGTATGTCCCGTTGTAATCCATGTTATTGTTCTCAAACCTTTCAGGCTTAAACTCTTCAGGGCTTTCCCAACAATTTGGATCCCTGGAAACCGCAAAAGCATTAATGTATATATTGGTGCCCTCAAGCATGTCAAAACCCATAACTTTACGGTCTTCCCTGGCCCTGCGGGGGATCAAAGGACCAGGTGGATGCAATCTAAGAACCTCCTTAATGACCATCCGCATGTAGTGGAGTTCAGCGAGGTCACTATTAGTAATCACAGCTCGATCTTGACCTAGAACCTCTCGGATCTCAAGCTGTGCTTTCGCCATGGTTTGGGGATGACGAATGAGCTCAGCCATAGCCCACTCCAAGGCAACTCCCGTGGTCTGAGTGG is a window encoding:
- the LOC119345946 gene encoding ent-cassadiene hydroxylase-like; translated protein: VNVSEKVMALSNDVVSRAVFGGKFPQQEEYLRELDEAFVLLGGFCLVDLFPSSWLVRWLSNGERHMRRSYGHIQRINADVIEGRKAARAAAQDGASSTDDDDDLLDVLLRLQEEDTFTFPMTTESIGAVLFDIFAGATQTTGVALEWAMAELIRHPQTMAKAQLEIREVLGQDRAVITNSDLAELHYMRMVIKEVLRLHPPGPLIPRRAREDRKVMGFDMLEGTNIYINAFAVSRDPNCWESPEEFKPERFENNNMDYNGTYFEFTPFGAGRRQCPGILFGTSTMEIALANLLYHFDWVLPGKANPQFLDMTEKYGIIVGRKYDLQLIPISRGGFHAT